A region of the Pempheris klunzingeri isolate RE-2024b chromosome 6, fPemKlu1.hap1, whole genome shotgun sequence genome:
TAGTTGCCTGCAGAATGCTGATAAACTCTAATTAATTTTCACCGCTGACATAATGAAATATCAGCTCGTACTGACAACGTGGTAATGTGACCCTGTGTTATAAAACCTTTAAATGACCGTTGCTGTATTTCTCGGAATGATAAGCCTATCAGCTGACTCCAGATGGgacagtgctgctgcagacacatcCTCACACCACACTCAAAGGAACCTTTGTACTATTTTTCTCTCTATTGGGAATCTAACGTACCTGATGCACGGACACAAACCCAGATCAGTGCTTGTTGTGTTGTATTTATAGTCGTGCACCACCCGGCTGAAACCGGAAATTGTCACTTGTGTTACTTAAAGCCTCGAGGAGCGAAACAGATTTTAAATATACAGACGATTTAAAGAACTGTCGATGTTATCAGTATGgatgatgaataaatacaaacagaGAGGCTGTTAATGCTGTTGATAACATACATCACCGTGACGCAATTCAGAGATCACAGGAGCAGCCGCAACACACATACCAAAGACCGGAAGTATTAGTTACGTTACCGTGCTGGATAAAACAAAGTACAGTACCATCGCCAGAAGACCTCCACTGCTCGCCACGAccccaaatgtcaaaatgacatATATCGGCCGCATTTTCGTTAAAGGAGAGGCCGCATTTATTCTAATGAAGAGTTACAGTGCGGAAGCTCGCTCCGCCCCTGCACTTTGTTGTGAAGTGCGACAGGAGAGGCTTGACGTCATCAGCCTGCGACCGCAAGACGGAAGCGTGCGTCGCGTCGTCCGCACAGGCGAAAGTgatacattcattaaaaaacagtTAAATTTGAGGAATATATTTCGTGCGAGTGGAACATTTAAGACAACATGGATGACGAAGAGGAAACATACAGACTGTGGAAGATTCGCAAAACTATCATGCAGGTGCGTCACGTTTAAATGAATCTTTTAacatgttagcttagcatgtagCTTTGCTATAATAACAGTTCCGCTCTGTAACGTTAAGTCAGGGGCTTCATGGTGAGTTAGTCGGTACTGTAGGGTAGTTCGTGAGCTGTGTATTGTTTAGCCTTTTTCTATCTGATGCTTTTGTCACTGTTACTTATCAGCAGTTGGTCCTGAGTGACTTCTTTtatgtgaaggagagagaggttAGCTCTCTTATACATGTTTTGGAGAATAAGTTATTTTAAATTGAGTCTCAGTCTGAGAAACAACATAAGCACCATTCACCAGGGCTTTGGAGATTCAAACCTTAACCAAAGATCTTGTCTCGGCCTTACAGGTGAATGATGGAAACCTATAGATCAGGTGGTTTACAGGCTGGGAGTGAAGCGCTGCCTGCCTGACAGCTTTGCTCTGTTCtagtttgctgctgttttaagCCTTGTGTTTTGTCCCGTGCTCTCACTGACTGCTCAGCCTTATCTGTTCACCCTCAGCTGTGCCACGACAGAGGGTACCTGGTGACACAGGACGAGTTGGACCAAACACTGGAGGAGTTCAAGAGTCAGTTTGGAGACAAACCCAGCGAGGGTCGCCCCAGACGCACAGACCTCACTGTACTGGTGGCACACAACGATGACCCCACAGACCAGATGTTTGTCTTCTTTCCTGGTAGGTTATCAATATTGATCAATATCTAATATTGAATGCAGTGTGGCTGTCACTCCTCTatagaaaatacacaaattgtCCCGGGACCAAAAATGAAGCCAATATAGAATATTTGatgatgaataaatgtgttGATCTTTTAATCTATCTGTGTGCCTTTAACATCTGCAGCTGTGTGATGTTATTAAGTcatatttttcttcactttccaGAGGAACCCAAGGTGGGTATCAAGACGATTAAGATGTACTGTCAGAGGATGCAGGAGGAGAACATCACACGAGCCATCATTGTCGTTCAGATGGGCATGACGCCATCAGCCAAACAGGTAAACACTTACATTGTAGTATTTATGAAATGGATAAAGCACGTGATTTCTTATTAtgactttctctctgttttggatCTTGCTCTCTttgttaaaaacatttgtgtgttcTCACAGTCTCTAGTTGACATGGCACCCAAATACATATTGGAGCAGTTTCTACAACAGGAGCTGCTTATTAACATCACAGAGCACGAGGTACTTGTATCAAAACccctttcatttcaaaatgatctTATTGATTTactattaaattttttatttattacatttctttttttgtctttcagcttGTTCCAGAGCACATTGTTATGACAAAAGAGGAAGTGACTGAACTTCTGGCAAGATAGTATCCTTACACACACTGTGCTACTCAGAGTAAATGAATTGACGAATGTCTAAATCAGATTTTCCTGTAGATGATGCTCTTGGTCATCTTAAGATTACTTACCATTTGTAATGAGGTATGAAATAGCAGTTGATTTAACTAAAGACGACCATCGAGCAGCATTTAGTGTCTTTATAAGACCCAGATCTTCATTCAAAgtattatttgttttcatgcCTTAACATGTTTACCTCAGTAAATTAAAGGAAAGCCAGTTGCCGAGGATCCAGGCTGGGGACCCTGTGGCTCGCTACTTTGGCTTGAAAAGaggacaggtaacacacactccAGAAGTTGGCTCTCATTTTCATTATGACATGGCTGCATGGTGCTGTCTAAATGTTCTTGGGTTGGTCATTTGATAAACAGCTTTTCACTAAAGCCgtgtgatgataataataataataataataatacattttatttataatgcactttatatttGACGGTACAGATCTCAAAGTGATAACTCAAACAGCTTGTTAGACCCATTACTTGTTAGAAGACATGATGTCTTAAGGACATTTAAAGGATAAGTCTAGTTCATTACAatgtggattttatttttgcCCCCAGTGGACTGAAACGTCTACTGGAACATTATTTGCATTTCATACTCTCAACAGCTCTCATTTGAAACTACCCACGTGCAAACACAGTAAAGGTGCACCTGGTGTTCAAAGTGTTCAGTCTTCATTCATTTAACTGTCTGACTGAAACAGGAGACTCTCAGCAGTTAGTTGTGGATCTGTACCAGGGTCCAGTCTAAACAATCTAATATTTTTCTCACCTTTTCCAGGTAGTAAAGATCATCAGACCTAGTGAAACAGCTGGGAGGTACATTACATACAGATTGGTGCAGTGAAAAGCAGGTATGCAAGCGTCAGCCGTGACAAGTTTATCCAGTCAAAATAAGTGTGTGCGTCACTGCTTTCAAATAAAGCGTTTGTTTTCCCCCCCAGGTGTTCCTCTGGGTCAACTTTAACAATGACCAGTGAAGGAAACTGAAGGTGTTACATATTTCACTCAACCATGGATTATCCTTCTGCTTTTGACTTGTGTTGTTTTACATGTaattactgattttttttttttttaaataaacaattcaaAATGAATCAATAGTTTTGACCAGCTGATTTAATTCACATAATCTTACTTTGCAACGACAACAAGAAGCTTTACTTTATAAGTAAACAAGTAAATTCTATTGACATCATCCTAAAATGGTTTTAGATGCCTaccttccttttccttttgaaaGCCATGCTGTAGCTGCTAGAGGCTGACGCTTTCCAAACTGACCTGGTTACTGAGCGTTACATCATTAAAATGACCACTGTGCCCTCCCCTGCACCAGGGAAGTGACTGCGACTGTTGATGTCAATGGTAATATGATGGTTACACTTTTGGTTAGGTCCCATTTTCTTCCTGCTCAACTTTAACTGTTCCTCATCTGTGTTCAGTTTGATctgtaaaatacacaaagaatCTAAGtgactttaaaataaaatgtttattaaaatagATCAAACATTCAGAACAAGGCAATACAGGTAACATTTATTGGAAacaactacatttattttttaaaattttagtgCTGAAACAAAACCAGCAGCACTTTAAAAAGGGAATTTGCTTGGAAATTTTGCACACGCTCTAATGTGACAGGCTACCCATTTCCCTTAAGCTTGTAAGAGCAATGATTTACTTGAAATACAGACTGGCAAAggcatttttaatcatttgagtAAAACTGCTTAAAATGACAGTAGTAATTGCTTCAAA
Encoded here:
- the polr2eb gene encoding DNA-directed RNA polymerases I, II, and III subunit RPABC1 gives rise to the protein MDDEEETYRLWKIRKTIMQLCHDRGYLVTQDELDQTLEEFKSQFGDKPSEGRPRRTDLTVLVAHNDDPTDQMFVFFPEEPKVGIKTIKMYCQRMQEENITRAIIVVQMGMTPSAKQSLVDMAPKYILEQFLQQELLINITEHELVPEHIVMTKEEVTELLARYKLKESQLPRIQAGDPVARYFGLKRGQVVKIIRPSETAGRYITYRLVQ